The Nitrosococcus watsonii C-113 genome includes the window TAAAGGTCGAATTAAGGAATATGAAAATGAAATTGAGTAAACAAAAGAAACTTGAAAAAGCTGGTTGGAAAGTCGGAACTGTTAATGAGTTTTTAGGCAATCCTCAAGAAGAGTCTGATTATATAGAAATGAAATTGGCTCTCAGTCGGACCTTGAAGAAAAGAAGAATAAAGAAAAGGTTAAGCCAAGTAGCTTTGGCGAAAAAAATTTCTTCGAGTCAATCTAGGGTTGCAAAAATGGAGTCGGGTGATCCATCTGTATCAATAGATCTGCTAATGAAGTCCTTGCTAGCCCTAGGTGCATCTAAAAACGAACTGGCTAAGGTGCTGACCAGTAAATATAGTCGGGAAACTGACGGGTAAGTTCTCCCGCATACATAGGCGCACGGCATCTGATGATGCAGGAGGCTTTGCCAGTCAAACGCCTAGCATCACTGGCAAAATTGAGAGCGTGGCGAGCAATTTTGTCCGAGTGCACGCCATTGTTATGCCAATTCTCTGATGAACCTAAATCGCAAAAGGGTCATCTGTAGCGCCAGAAGAGTTACTAGGGTTATCAATAGGTCATCATGATCGATGACAAGCCGTTGAAAATAACAATACGAAATCTACCTGTAGATTTTTCATCCAGGGCAGAAGCAATCTTAAGGGAAGAAGAAACGGAGTGAGTTGAGGGAAACCAAAGACACCAAGCCGTGGCGACCGCCACCAGCACCACACCCACAAGCATGAAAATTATGCCGAATGTGTCCATGGTTTTTCGCCAGGCTCAGCGAAATTTTGAATGCGGACCTCCCCATCAGGAAATCGCGCGATAATGTCGAGCTCGCCTCCCATGGCTCGAATATGGTTTCGCAAAGTTGACAGGTACATGTCTGTACGCTTTTCCATTTTCGCGATAGCTGGTTGTTGAACCTGCAACACTTCCGCAAGAGTCTGCTGCGAAAGTCCACGCGCCAGACGAAGCTCCTGCAGCGGCATTTCTTGCAGCATCGCTTGGGCCTTAGCTTGTGCTTTAGCTTGAGCATCGGCGGTCATGCTTGCCCGGAGTTTTGAAAATTTCTTAGCCATCAATTAAATCCTCTCGCCTCAGTTCATTTAAATGCTCGTCATAGAGCCTATCCGCAACGGGCACATTCTTGTTATACCATTGCTCATCGCCAGTTTTGTCATCGCCCAAGAGCAAAATTGTCGCTCTTCTTGGATCAAAGGCACACAACAGCAGAAATCTGCTCCTCTTCTGTGAGACCTAACCACCACTCTTCAAATTCATCCGTGTATTCGACTTCCCAGCTCATGAAGCTATCATTCCATATTAGGAATATTCCGCCAAGGGAATGACACCAAAGCGCTTCACGACTCGATGAGTTGCTTCTAGGCGGTTAATCGGGTCGAAATTGAATCTATAGTCGTTATTGCGGACTGTAATTAATTGATTTTTCATACCTGAAACGTTTTGTTACAATTTACCTCATTTGTGGCGTTTTGCTACAATTAAGAAAATTCTTAGGAGGACATCAAAATGGCTACTAATAGCATACGTTTAGATCAGCATCTTATTGAAAGAGCGACCATTATAGCCAAAGCGCTTAATCGCACGCCTCCCAAACAAATTGAGCATTGGGCAAAAATCGGTGAAATGATGGAAGATAATCCCGATTTGCCCTATGAGTTTGTCAAGCAGGCTATTATTGCAAAAGCAGAACGAGAAGCCGGGAAACTAGATGCCTACGATTTTGGCTAAAGCCACCCGTGTCTTACAGTCCCCAACGTTTAAGAAAGCAGTAAAAAAGCTTAAAGCCAACCAGAAAAAAGATCTCGACACAGCCGTCAAGGATTTGATGGCCAATCCCGCGCTTGGGGAACAGAAAAAGGGAGATCTCTCATTCTTACGTGTATACAAATTTAAAATGAACAAGCAACTGATTTTGCTTGGATACAGCTTTGATGATGGCGCCCTCGTTCTCGAATTGCTGGCCCTAGGCTCGCACGAAAACTTTTATCGCGATATCAAGCAGCGCTAGTAAGTTGTCATCGGGGAGTTAACAGGCGGGCTCTCCCGCATACATAGGCGCACGGCATCTGGTGATGCAGGAGGTTCTGCCAATCGAACGCCTCGCATCATCGGCCCGGCTTTGCCGCGTCCGTCTGCATACGATTATCAGAGGGCATTTGTGTTACCTTTAAATAAGAACGTTGTTAGCTTGTACGAAACCACACCAACAACTGCGCCAACTGTGCCCCCAAAAAGTTGTGCAATAAGCCACATTGATGCTCCACCTCCTTCATATGCAGTGAAGTATTCTGTGTAAAGAAGCGCTGCCAATAAGGCAAACCACGGCACAGCACCCGCAACATAAATCGCCCAATTCTTTTTCAGCAAAGTGGCAGTTAAAAAACCAGTCAACGTTGAACCGCCAATTAAAATTAACCAAACATTCATAGTGATTTCTTTATTTTATCTCCCGCCCTCTAATCGGGGAACTGACAGGCGGGTTCTCCTGCATACATAGATGCACGGCGTCTGATGATGCAGGGGGATCTGCCAGTCGAACGGTTATTCGCGACGCGGAGCGGCGCAGGCAACCGTTTGAGGTAGTCAACTCCCCGATTCACGCCGCACAGCGGCGCGAACGACCAGCATAACGGGACGGCTTTGGAAGGTAGCGGAAAAGTCATTCTCTGTTGGTGCCAATGTTAGAAGGTAAGCACACCATATGGTTGGATTAGCCAGCTTAAAACCGGGAATCATTCTCACATGGAACGCCATCGTGATCTCCATCCATTTTAGTATTTGGACAATTTCTAGCAAAAAATTCTGCCTCAGCTCTTGACTTCATCTGACTGCAGTATTGCCGTCCATCGCATCTAAACCCGGAAGCTTTATGGTCATCTCTTTTAAGAATAGAAAATTTTTGAACTGTCAATGAGCCCTCAATCGGCTCTACTTTCTCACATACAGTGCCTTGTGGAATGTCGCCATATAAAACTCGGCCATCTTTCGTAATGCACTTTACTTGCTCATTAGATCCGAATCCGTTTGCAAATTCCCTTATAACTGTCAATTCACCTTGCCTATAGAGAAAGCTACCGTACCATCCGGCAATTATAATCATTGCAGTTACAATTATTTTATTCATCGCAAACGCATATTCTCCTTTTCCGGCTAAATTCTAACGGGTTGAAGTTGAGCGGCAGCCCGCGTAGCGGTTTGACGGTCGGTTTGATTCACTTGTTCACGACGCGTAGCGGCGCGAACGCCGACCTTCACCGGGCGCGACCGAAAGGAGCGCTCCGCGTGCAAGGCATTGTTAGGCAACTGTTGAACTCTCAAATTCTTTACAAAGCATAATTATGCCGGGGTAAACGCCTTGATAACGACGTACAGTGGTGGATAGGCGATCCGAAAAACACCATGCCATGGCATCATAAAACGGGTTTTTCTGGCAATCTCCAAGTATTTCAAGCAGCCCAGCTTTGATGTTTTCCAAATCTAAGTTTGATTGAAAAAAGGGGCATGCAAAAATAACCCCGACTTTTTCAATGTTCTGATACCTTTTCTTCGTGGCAATAGGTGGATTCTCTACAGCCGAAACTTGTTCCAATGCTTCATCCAGGCTTGATTTTGCAGAACGAATAAGTGATCGACTATCTCCTTGTATCCACTTACATTCCACAAGAATCGATTTATCTCGACTTGGATCAAAAAAACAAATATCAAGGTAACCGCCTTTTTTACCACGACTGACATATGCTTCAAGCAGAACGCCGTATCCACATTTCGCAGCAGCAATGCCAAGCATTCCTGAATTTGTCCGTTCCAGTTGCTCATGTACAGCATCTTCATAGTCCATTATTTCACTGAAACGAGTTAATTCAGCAATCCACTGTAAACAGATTACTCGCCAGTCTGACAGTAAGCTCGCTGGCGCTATAAGTAAACCTTCCATCTCCAAGCCTTCAACAATCTTGTTGCCTAACAATTTATTCCCAGGCAAATACGCCCTGATAAGCAGAAATTACAGGTTAATTCAGGCGTTTTTGCCATGATAATGCCTATTCAGGTCAGTTTGCTTCGATAACCCGATATCAGCTTAAGATTCAAGCAAATTTGCCTGCATATCGAATTGGAAATCATCCGCTAGGATATCCTTCGTCTCCTTGCCAGCAAACTTTAACCGTCGGGCAGGGAACCTATCGCGGCGGTTTGTCGGTCATCATGCCCCATGACGACCCGTTAAAAATAACAACACGGAAGCTATCCGGATTTTTCAGGGTAGAAGCAATCTTTAAGAGAAGAAGAACTGGCTTGGGTTGAGGGAAACCGGGAAGTTAAATCAAATTTCTCAGCATCAACTCGGGAGGGTGGGGATTCAGATAATATTGTTGATTGACGTAGGGGTTGGGGTGACGGCGGAAGTGATGCTTGAGCAAGGTCATCGGCACAATTAAAGGCACTAAACCCAAGCGGTAGTTTTCCATGGACTCCAGCAGTTCCGCCCGGTCCGCTTTATCCAGCTGGGTGCGTAAAAAGCCTAGCAGATGCATCAATACATTGGTATGGCCCTTGCGGGTGGCGCGCCGTTGCAAGGCGCTCATCAATTCCGCCTCATAGGACGACACTAATGTTTCCAGGGACTCGCTGCCAGCCTTCGCCACTAAACGTCCCAAACGCCGGTACGCCGCTTGACTATGGGCCATGACCATAAATTTATGCCGGCTGTGGAATTCAACCAGGGCGGCGGGCGTTATCCCCGCCGCCCCTATTTGCCGCCAACGGTAGTGCACGAAAACCCGCTCAAAAAAGTTCTCCCGCAGTACTGGATCGTTCAAGCGCCCCTCTTCTTCTATTGGCAACCACGGCCGCCGCGCCATGAAAGCTTGGGCATACAAGCCGGTTCCTGTCCGGGAAGGCGCGCCACCCGCGCCGTGAACGCGCACCCGTTCCATTCCGCAGCTGGGGGAGTCTTTTTTTAATATATAGCCGTCAATATCTCCCAGTGCGTCGGCCATGGCTTTCCCGAACTGATGCAAGGGGTCGGTGACATCCAACTCCGGATGCCGAACGCCCCTGGCCCGCAGCCCTTGGCCAGTTTTGACTATCCGAATGGGTTCCCGTGGCGTTCCCATGCCAATCGCCACCTCCGGGCAAACGGGGACAAAGTCAAAGTAGGCATTCAAAGCTTCGGTGATATAGGTATCGCGCTTATGGCCACCATCAAAGCGAACTCTCTCCCCCAACAAGCAACTGCTTATAGCGAGGCGCAGGCGAGGCATGGCAGGGGAAGAGAGGGAGGGCGGAACTTCACCCCTGGGAGAAATAGGGTCCATGGGTCTTCTTTGTTAAAGGATAAAGTAAATCGAAACGGCCCAGGCGGGCGATATTTTCCTTAAGCTTAACAAGCCCGCCACTGCCCAATCACCACCCGGGGCAAACCAGCCAAATCACAAAAATCCGTTACCTGCTGGTAGCCTAGCTGGGTGAATAGAGCTAACAGGGACGGTCCCTGATCATAGCCATGTTCTAATAGCAACCACCCTCCATCAACAAGATACTCTCGGGCAGCCCTGGCAATATGGCGCATCGCTCCTAAACCTTTATCCTTTGCGATCAAGGCGATATCAGGCTCAAAGGCTAAACCATCCTGGGTTAGATGGGGGTCCCCTTCGGCAATATAGGGAGGGTTGCTGGCAATGAGGTGGAAGCGTTCTCCCGCTAATGGAGCGAACCAATCGCCTAACCGGAAGGTTACATTGTCCAGCCCGAGGCGATATCCATTGCTCCTGGCCACTTCCAGAGCCGCCGCTGAGATGTCGGTTGCGATTACCCGCGTCCGAGGCCGCTCGCTCCCCATGGCAAGGGCTATAGCGCCACTGCCCGTTCCCAAATCAGCAACGTTAAATGCCCGCTCTAAATCCAGCCGCTGGAGGGCCAATTCCACCAGTTGCTCCGTTTCCGGACGCGGGATCAACGTTGCCTCTGTGACTTGCAAATTAAGAGACCAAAATTCCTGCCAGCCACGAATATAAGCCAAAGGTTCGCCTCTGGCCCGGCGCTGCAATAGCTGTTGGAAGCAGGCCCACTGGGTTGGCGTCAGCCGTTTATCAGACCAAGTATAAAGATAACTTCGTTCTACCTTAAGTAGGTAAGCTAGCAGCCTCTCAGCCTCTAAACGCCCGCCATCCCCAGAGATTAAGCGATCTTCAGCGAATTTAATTGCCTTGGCTATTGAACAATCAAGCGTCACGACCAAACTTATCCATTAAAAAATGGTCTATAAGCTAATTTAGGGGTTGCATTTTATGAAATGACTAATTATATTACTAGGTAAGTCAGCTAATGGACGATCCAGTCATGGTAACCCTTATCCTGATAACTGAGGTTTCGCTTTTTTTCCCTCACAATCGACGGGAAAAGAGATGAACCTTTATATTCTTGCAACCCACTCCCTTCCAGCTAGTTTTCCTCGCTCCAAAAAGCTTGGATTCGCATATAACTATAATATTCTTAAATTCTTATAGAACTTAGCATTTATAAAAAAAATAATGTAGAGAGAGAGGTTCAAAACCTATTAAAAGGCTCCCATTGGAGCCTTTTTTTTACCCGGCATAAAAAAACGCCCGAACAGATCTTCTCTTACCCATTCGGACGTCAAACAATCACATCTGCTGTGCTTATCTCTTACTCATTTCCATCTTAGTGTCCCCGGGCCTAGTCTCTTCCCCAGGGCCATTTCCAAAAACTTGATCGAGCTTTCTGGGCTTGCTCTGCGGCGTATGCGGCATCTTCCTCCTGTATAATCTCATCCATGATACCTTGAATGACAGTCCGACCCTGTGCTTGCAGGTAATGAGAGAAATGGATGCCCACCTGTTTTTCGGCAGCGGTCGCTACACTTTGTTCAACAGTTGCCAGCAAAGACTTATGGAACTGAGCCTCCTGCTCCTCCAAGAAGCCCGCTACCGTTTGGGCACTAACGGAACGCATAGTTTTGACTGTTTCTTCAGCCTTACTTGCTATTTCCTGGTTGGCCTTTAAAATAGCTGTTTCAATCATCGCTTGGGCTTTTTTCTCGGCCCGTTCCTGCGCGACTTCTAGCATCCTATCAGCGATGCCTTGAGAAACGGTCTCGGCGGTTTCCCTTGCAATTCGTTCGGCCAATTCGGTCACTTGTTCTTCAATGAGTCGACGGCTTACCTGATCCGCTGTTTCCCGCGCAATACGTTCCGCCAGTGCTTGCGCAGCCGCGGAAGCTTCAGCGACGGCCCTTTCCACAATCTCTTCCGTAGCCAGCGTAACGGTGCTGCTCTCAGCATCAGCTTCCGCTTCGTGGATAGAGGTAGCGATCACCTCCCTAATATCGCCTACGGTTGCTGACTTAGCCTCGATTATCGTTTCTTTAAGCACTCGATCCAGGTTTTCTTCCCCTGTCGGTTTTGCCAGCACATCTCTTGCACCGACCTCCAAGGCAACACCTCGATCCGCCGCTCCTTCCTTCCCGGTGCACATGACGACAGGCAATGAACGCGTGGCTTCCCGCGACAAAATAGTGCGAGTTGCTTCCAACCCACCCATGCCAGGCATCATAACATCCATAAAAACGATATCAGGCCGATGATTCTCCAAGTATTCCAGAGCTTCCTCGCCAGAGGCGGCATCATCCACATCAAAATCACGGCTTTTGAGTAATTTGGACATGGCGAGTCGGGCAACCTTGGAATCATCAACAACTAAGGCGGTATGTGAGGCCATAAACTTGCATCCTTCTTTTTCTCATAGTAGAGAGACCAGTGATAGTAATTTTTAAATTAAATTCTCAAGGCTTACTATCGGACCGGCGACTACAGACTTGAGACATAAAGCGTGAGCCCGTTCTAAAAACTTTATATAGAAAAAATAATTTTCCCTTCCCCTCATTTGATCCAGAGAGTCTTCTGATTAGTAAACTCCCGCATCCCATGCCACGACAGTTCCCGTCCATAACCAGAACACTTGATCCCGCCAAAGGGCAAGCGAGGATCGCTTTTTACCAGCCCGTTGACAAAAGCCGCTCCGCATTGCAGTTGCAGAGCCAGGCGCTCAGCCCGGGAAGCATCTTGGCTCCAAACGCTACCTCCAAGGCCGTAACGGGAGGCATTGGCCATGGCCACCGCTTCTGTTTCGTTCGCTACGCGGATAATAGCGGCCACGGGGCCAAAAAGTTCCTCATCGAAGGCTGGCATGCCTGGCTGAACTCGATCCAGGATAGAAGGGGTATAATAAGCGCCTGGCCCTGGTAGCGGCCGGCACCCCACAACCGCCATCGCCCCCTGCTGAATGCTCGCCGTCACCTGTTGCTGAAGCCCCGCACGCAGATCCAATCGGGCCAATGGCGCCAAGGTAGTCTGTTCATCCAGCGGATCACCCGGTCGCAGCGCTTCTAAATCAGCTTGAAAGCGGGCAATAAACTCATCCGCTATCTCCTCCATAACGATAAAGCGTTTAGCGGCAATGCAGCTTTGCCCTCCATTGATAAAACGGGA containing:
- a CDS encoding helix-turn-helix transcriptional regulator, whose protein sequence is MKLSKQKKLEKAGWKVGTVNEFLGNPQEESDYIEMKLALSRTLKKRRIKKRLSQVALAKKISSSQSRVAKMESGDPSVSIDLLMKSLLALGASKNELAKVLTSKYSRETDG
- a CDS encoding helix-turn-helix domain-containing protein; translation: MAKKFSKLRASMTADAQAKAQAKAQAMLQEMPLQELRLARGLSQQTLAEVLQVQQPAIAKMEKRTDMYLSTLRNHIRAMGGELDIIARFPDGEVRIQNFAEPGEKPWTHSA
- a CDS encoding TA system antitoxin ParD family protein; its protein translation is MATNSIRLDQHLIERATIIAKALNRTPPKQIEHWAKIGEMMEDNPDLPYEFVKQAIIAKAEREAGKLDAYDFG
- a CDS encoding type II toxin-antitoxin system RelE/ParE family toxin; translation: MPTILAKATRVLQSPTFKKAVKKLKANQKKDLDTAVKDLMANPALGEQKKGDLSFLRVYKFKMNKQLILLGYSFDDGALVLELLALGSHENFYRDIKQR
- a CDS encoding excalibur calcium-binding domain-containing protein, which produces MNKIIVTAMIIIAGWYGSFLYRQGELTVIREFANGFGSNEQVKCITKDGRVLYGDIPQGTVCEKVEPIEGSLTVQKFSILKRDDHKASGFRCDGRQYCSQMKSRAEAEFFARNCPNTKMDGDHDGVPCENDSRF
- a CDS encoding YbgA family protein, translated to MDPISPRGEVPPSLSSPAMPRLRLAISSCLLGERVRFDGGHKRDTYITEALNAYFDFVPVCPEVAIGMGTPREPIRIVKTGQGLRARGVRHPELDVTDPLHQFGKAMADALGDIDGYILKKDSPSCGMERVRVHGAGGAPSRTGTGLYAQAFMARRPWLPIEEEGRLNDPVLRENFFERVFVHYRWRQIGAAGITPAALVEFHSRHKFMVMAHSQAAYRRLGRLVAKAGSESLETLVSSYEAELMSALQRRATRKGHTNVLMHLLGFLRTQLDKADRAELLESMENYRLGLVPLIVPMTLLKHHFRRHPNPYVNQQYYLNPHPPELMLRNLI
- the prmC gene encoding peptide chain release factor N(5)-glutamine methyltransferase: MTLDCSIAKAIKFAEDRLISGDGGRLEAERLLAYLLKVERSYLYTWSDKRLTPTQWACFQQLLQRRARGEPLAYIRGWQEFWSLNLQVTEATLIPRPETEQLVELALQRLDLERAFNVADLGTGSGAIALAMGSERPRTRVIATDISAAALEVARSNGYRLGLDNVTFRLGDWFAPLAGERFHLIASNPPYIAEGDPHLTQDGLAFEPDIALIAKDKGLGAMRHIARAAREYLVDGGWLLLEHGYDQGPSLLALFTQLGYQQVTDFCDLAGLPRVVIGQWRAC
- a CDS encoding response regulator codes for the protein MASHTALVVDDSKVARLAMSKLLKSRDFDVDDAASGEEALEYLENHRPDIVFMDVMMPGMGGLEATRTILSREATRSLPVVMCTGKEGAADRGVALEVGARDVLAKPTGEENLDRVLKETIIEAKSATVGDIREVIATSIHEAEADAESSTVTLATEEIVERAVAEASAAAQALAERIARETADQVSRRLIEEQVTELAERIARETAETVSQGIADRMLEVAQERAEKKAQAMIETAILKANQEIASKAEETVKTMRSVSAQTVAGFLEEQEAQFHKSLLATVEQSVATAAEKQVGIHFSHYLQAQGRTVIQGIMDEIIQEEDAAYAAEQAQKARSSFWKWPWGRD